A portion of the Vespa velutina chromosome 5, iVesVel2.1, whole genome shotgun sequence genome contains these proteins:
- the LOC124949211 gene encoding CWF19-like protein 1 translates to MTDKQKILSCGDVEGHFKFLFTKVENINKKNGPFDFLLCVGNFFGENNIELEPYKNGMRNISVPTYIIGPNRETDLKHYPDIDGYEICQNLTYLGRRGLYIATSGLKIAYISGIENNASESKTIGFQKNDVVSIKNSCLKGQPSFRGVDILLSSPWPKGITDLDPNKPNIKYQGSELIAWLAAQIKPRYHISALENIHYERPPYRNHSQDESGIEIATRFIALGSVGNNEKKKWLYALNLTPIDRIRLSELVMKTTDETSSPYLKHLLHDEPIETKTTQFFYDMEFKSQKRSKNSDYSYKKLKTEFDQTKCWFCLSSPEVSKHLVIAVGAEVYVALARGGLVEDHMLISPITHHQSLSVLPPDILKEMKQYKEAITNYFASKNRVPVFFERNYKTSHCQLQAVPIHKNQASIVKEMFEEIAECNNFKIDELPHHTDLQQIAKPGVLYFYVELPDGQSLYYRIKKDFPLHFGREVLACDRILDVNHRSDWRDCQLDKDEESELAKRIRTHFKPYDIDN, encoded by the exons ATGacagataaacaaaaaatacttaGCTGTGGTGATGTAGAAGGacattttaaatttctatttacgaAAGtggaaaatattaacaaaaaaaatggacCGTTTGACTTTTTATTATGTGTTGGAAATTTCTTTggtgaaaataatatagagcTTGAACCATATAAAAATGGCATGAGAAATATTTCTGTTCCAACATATATTATTGGCCCAAATAGGGAGACAGATTTAAAACATTATCCTGACATAGATGGATATGAAATTTGTCAAAATTTAACTTATCTTGGTAGAAGAGGTTTATATATTGCAACATCAGGGTTAAAAATTGCATATATTAGTGGCATTGAAAATAATGCAAGCGAATCCAAAACAATTGGTTTCCAAAAGAATGATGTTGTATCAATAAAGAATTCTTGTTTGAAAGGTCAACCAAGCTTTCGAGgagtagatatattattatcctcACCATGGCCTAAAGGCATTACCGATTTAGATCCAAATAAACctaatatcaaatatcaaGGATCTGAATTAATAGCTTGGTTGGCTGCTCAAATAAAACCAAGATATCATATCTCAgcattagaaaatattcattatgaaAGACCACCTTATAG AAATCATAGTCAAGATGAAAGTGGTATTGAAATTGCAACTAGATTTATTGCTCTTGGATCGGTCGGAaacaatgaaaagaagaaatggctGTATGCTTTGAATTTGACTCCTATAGACAGAATAAGATTATCTGAATTAGTTATGAAAACAACTGATGAAACATCTAGTCCTTATTTAAAGCACCTATTACATGATGAACCGATAGAAACAAAAACTacacaatttttttatgatatggAATTTAAATCTCAGAAACGTTCGAAAAATTCAGATTATTCTTATAAGAAGCTTAAGACAGAATTTGACCAAACAAAATGTTGGTTTTGTTTATCTAGTCCTGAAGTATCTAAGCACTTAGTAATTGCCGTCGGTGCAGAAGTTTATGTAGCGCTTGCTAGAGGTGGATTGGTTGAAGATCATATGCTAATTTCGCCGATAACACATCATCAGAGTTTATCAGTTTTACCAccagatattttaaaagaaatgaaacaatatAAAGAAGCAATAACAAACTATTTTGCAAGTAAAAATCGAGTACCAGTATTTTTTgagagaaattataaaacatcTCACTGTCAATTACAAGCTGTTCCAATTCACAAAAATCAAGCATCTATAGTTAAAGAAATGTTTGag GAAATAGCAGaatgtaataatttcaaaatcgaTGAACTTCCACATCACACGGATTTACAACAAATTGCAAAACCCGGTGTTCTGTACTTTTACGTAGAGTTACCTGATGGGCAATCATTGTACTATAGAATTAAGAAGGATTTTCCATTACACTTTGGTAGAGAAGTATTGGCATGTGATAGAATATTAGATGTTAATCATAGATCAGATTGGAGGGATTGTCAATTGGATAAGGATGAAGAAAGTGAATTGGCCAAAAGAATTAGAACACATTTTAAACCATAtgatatagataattaa
- the LOC124949214 gene encoding probable methylthioribulose-1-phosphate dehydratase, translating to MSSNDKKLSKEHPRNLIPELCQQFYHLGWVTGTGGGISIKHEDKIYIAPSGVQKERINPDDIFVQDINGKDLELPPAEKKLKKSQCTPLFMCAYLRRNASAVIHTHSKVALMVTLLWPGKEFRVTHLEMIKGIRNQKLGRAYRYDEELVVPIIENTPFEEDLREELDKAIIEYPETCAVLVRRHGVYVWGDTWQQAKTMTECYDYLFDVAIQMKQCGLNPIATPAEYELHYQTNELKIS from the exons ATGTCTTCCAATGATAAAAAGTTGTCAAAG GAGCATCCTCGAAATTTGATACCTGAATTATGTCAGCAATTTTATCATCTAGGATGGGTTACTGGTACCGGTGGGGGTATATCCATCAAGCATGA AGACAAAATCTATATAGCTCCATCAGGTGTACAGAAAGAACGAATAAATCCAGATGATATATTTGTTCAAGATATAAATGGAAAAGATTTAGAACTACCTCCAGCTgagaaaaagttgaaaaaatcACAATGTACTCCACTATTTATGTGTGCATATCTTAGAAGAAATGCTAGTGCAGTCATTCATACTCATTCTAAAGTCGCTTTGATGGTTACTTTATTATGGCCTGGAAAAGAATTTCGAGTCACACATCTTGAAATGATTAAAG GTATAAGAAATCAAAAGCTAGGGAGAGCCTATCGTTATGACGAAGAGTTAGTGGTACCTATAATAGAGAATACACCTTTTGAAGAAGATTTAAGAGAAGAATTAGATAAAGCAATCATTGAATATCCAGAAACTTGTGCAGTTTTAGTACGTAGACATGGTGTTTATGTTTGGGGTGATACTTGGCAACAAGCTAAAACAAT GACTGAATGTTATGATTACTTATTTGATGTTGCCATACAAATGAAACAGTGTGGTCTTAATCCAATAGCAACTCCAGCAGAGTATGAACTCCATTATCAAactaatgaattaaaaatatcataa
- the LOC124949215 gene encoding COMM domain-containing protein 10-like isoform X1: MESWLTITPCLQQGLKIASRIDNGKFRLLVNRICQNLQSTSNVKPFSEEEEEKLLVSLELNKEELTFLLDAVTLIYKQAAYNVVKSAEFESNLKDICKLDESKTLIFVNSWLSYGKGIIECLRKKSIFPTQVKDINWCLNIQSSSSTISKDASPVALFQLDFAGRYVEDRGTIEIDDRECIHPRPCVQGRALCNKIVYPSLRIR; the protein is encoded by the exons ATGGAAAGTTGGCTTACCATAACACCTtg tcTTCAACAAGGTTTGAAGATTGCAAGTCGAATTGATAATGGTAAATTTCGATTACTTGTTAATCGTATATGTCAAAATTTACAATCCACTAGTAATGTAAAGCCATTCagtgaagaggaagaagaaaaactctTAGTATCTTTAGAACTGAATAAAGAGGAATTAACCTTTTTGTTAGATGCAGTAAcacttatttataaacaagCTGCCTACAATGTAGTTAAGTCGGCAGAATTCGAAtctaatttaaaagatatttgtaaattaGATGAAAGTAAAACGTTGATTTTTGTTAATTCATGGTTAAGTTATGGTAAAGGAATTATTGAATGTCtcagaaaaaaatctatatttccTACGCAG gTAAAGGACATTAATTGGTGTTTAAATATACAATCATCATCTTCAACAATTTCTAAAGATGCGAGTCCTGTGGCATTATTTCAATTAGACTTTGCAG GTCGCTACGTGGAAGATCGAGGAACGATCGAAATCGACGATAGGGAGTGCATTCACCCTCGACCGTGTGTGCAAGGAAGGGCGCTATGCAACAAGATCGTCTATCCTTCTCTCAGGATTCGATGA
- the LOC124949215 gene encoding COMM domain-containing protein 10-like isoform X3 yields the protein MESWLTITPCLQQGLKIASRIDNGKFRLLVNRICQNLQSTSNVKPFSEEEEEKLLVSLELNKEELTFLLDAVTLIYKQAAYNVVKSAEFESNLKDICKLDESKTLIFVNSWLSYGKGIIECLRKKSIFPTQVKDINWCLNIQSSSSTISKDASPVALFQLDFAV from the exons ATGGAAAGTTGGCTTACCATAACACCTtg tcTTCAACAAGGTTTGAAGATTGCAAGTCGAATTGATAATGGTAAATTTCGATTACTTGTTAATCGTATATGTCAAAATTTACAATCCACTAGTAATGTAAAGCCATTCagtgaagaggaagaagaaaaactctTAGTATCTTTAGAACTGAATAAAGAGGAATTAACCTTTTTGTTAGATGCAGTAAcacttatttataaacaagCTGCCTACAATGTAGTTAAGTCGGCAGAATTCGAAtctaatttaaaagatatttgtaaattaGATGAAAGTAAAACGTTGATTTTTGTTAATTCATGGTTAAGTTATGGTAAAGGAATTATTGAATGTCtcagaaaaaaatctatatttccTACGCAG gTAAAGGACATTAATTGGTGTTTAAATATACAATCATCATCTTCAACAATTTCTAAAGATGCGAGTCCTGTGGCATTATTTCAATTAGACTTTGCAG TTTGA
- the LOC124949215 gene encoding COMM domain-containing protein 10-like isoform X2 yields MESWLTITPCLQQGLKIASRIDNGKFRLLVNRICQNLQSTSNVKPFSEEEEEKLLVSLELNKEELTFLLDAVTLIYKQAAYNVVKSAEFESNLKDICKLDESKTLIFVNSWLSYGKGIIECLRKKSIFPTQVKDINWCLNIQSSSSTISKDASPVALFQLDFAGEKDSKLTIEFDKKSLTDLYMNLEKIQNQLDALK; encoded by the exons ATGGAAAGTTGGCTTACCATAACACCTtg tcTTCAACAAGGTTTGAAGATTGCAAGTCGAATTGATAATGGTAAATTTCGATTACTTGTTAATCGTATATGTCAAAATTTACAATCCACTAGTAATGTAAAGCCATTCagtgaagaggaagaagaaaaactctTAGTATCTTTAGAACTGAATAAAGAGGAATTAACCTTTTTGTTAGATGCAGTAAcacttatttataaacaagCTGCCTACAATGTAGTTAAGTCGGCAGAATTCGAAtctaatttaaaagatatttgtaaattaGATGAAAGTAAAACGTTGATTTTTGTTAATTCATGGTTAAGTTATGGTAAAGGAATTATTGAATGTCtcagaaaaaaatctatatttccTACGCAG gTAAAGGACATTAATTGGTGTTTAAATATACAATCATCATCTTCAACAATTTCTAAAGATGCGAGTCCTGTGGCATTATTTCAATTAGACTTTGCAGGTGAGAAAGACTCAAAATTAACTattgaatttgataaaaagtCCCTCACcgatttatatatgaatttagaaaaaatacaaaatcaaCTTGATGCATTAAAATAG
- the LOC124949210 gene encoding uncharacterized protein LOC124949210 isoform X2 codes for MTDVEQITLENNETRDQSTNDTLRGSPTTVHFLHVPKHTETQLGSSVLLPCRTTNPVAECQWSWQPLPPVHLPLPDISESPNDSMSTTTSPTSTTSTPTAHSLPVRQFPAFGNSSNDCSVRFSSMKHEQTGYWTCAARNSTNDPFTATVPAKLTIVNDQGSLITFVKHEEAIEVVAGSFAQIMCRTKLPVRECQWSWRRLNQSEPWNLEVKKFPAFGNDSTDCSIKFKNVLAEQEGYWSCGARIDPNSSFVRSNPVRFLISEVEFVQLSRGVQVAAGESVLLRCLVNKPVIRCEWSWRATNSSKEPLLVKTFAPNKDADHDCSVRFKNILYEEEGLWTCGIRLSPDGILHEAPSATVSLLPSAKVNLVEIPTDITVPLGTEVTLKCITSSRVEKCVWSWKPLHGNDPEIVLREFPSNGDLGRDCSLVLSHVRTEEQGLWNCQVSIPSLNTMLSSPFVKLLTFEQDEVKFSELSQDIQISSGGTILLRCVTSLPVEQCRWSLTPVNSNTTVVVKQFPAAGSESRDCSVRLSHALAEQEGLWTCGARIHGRENYTDAPPAKLSLLEPEPVIVTLWAAPHQMVKLACKLERVPVGAQCHWIHAPNVYIHQNITNSAKKDRHNLEMNYSTGICTIEFKPNYSDLGQWTCKFTRDNQNIDIELGNATLILLNTLSDEKLGWIVGALTAIILFLIIIVVVVVVCKTRLFVRRSPEILETMPASRKQQNLQCTNDRRIEHGNCSNITNSNNILPNRSPHLYERVEKYNVVTPKLYENFGL; via the exons ATGACAGATGTTGAACAAATTACGTTAGAAAATAACGAGACAAGAGATCAATCGACGAACGATACCCTCCGAGGATCACCAACAACCGTGCACTTCCTTCATGTGCCTAAACACACGGAAACGCAGCTTGGCTCGTCCGTTCTTTTGCCATGCAGAACGACGAATCCCGTTGCTGAATGTCAATGGTCCTGGCAGCCATTACCGCCAGTTCATCTGCCGCTTCCAGACATCAGTGAGAGTCCAAATGACTCCATGT CAACTACAACGTCACCAACATCGACAACGTCAACCCCAACGGCACATTCATTGCCAGTGAGACAATTTCCAGCTTTTGGAAACAGCAGTAACGATTGTTCCGTTCGATTTTCGAGTATGAAGCATGAACAGACTGGATACTGGACTTGTGCCGCAAGGAATTCAACGAACGATCCTTTCACCGCCACGGTACCCGCCAAGTTAACCATCGTTAACGATCAAG GATCTCTCATTACCTTCGTTAAGCACGAAGAAGCGATAGAGGTTGTAGCAGGCTCCTTCGCACAAATAATGTGCAGAACAAAATTACCTGTACGCGAGTGCCAATGGTCTTGGCGAAGATTGAACCAGTCCGAACCTTGGAATTTAGAAGTAAAGAAATTTCCAGCTTTTGGAAACGACAGCACCGATTGCAGCATCAAATTCAAAAATGTTCTAGCGGAACAGGAAGGCTATTGGAGTTGTGGTGCACGTATAGATCCAAATTCGTCATTTGTACGATCGAATCCAgttcgatttttaatatctgaAG TTGAATTCGTACAGTTGTCTCGCGGCGTACAAGTAGCTGCCGGTGAATCCGTACTTTTAAGGTGCTTGGTCAATAAACCCGTAATACGCTGCGAGTGGTCCTGGAGAGCAACGAACTCAAGTAAGGAACCTTTACTCGTAAAGACGTTCGCTCCAAATAAAGATGCCGATCACGACTGCTCCGTACGATTTAAAAACATCCTTTACGAGGAAGAAGGTCTGTGGACTTGTGGAATTCGATTGTCACCTGACGGTATACTTCATGAAGCACCATCAGCAACTGTGAGTCTTTTACCATCGG CTAAAGTAAACTTAGTGGAAATACCAACAGATATCACGGTACCTTTAGGTACCGAAGTTACCTTAAAATGTATCACTAGTAGCCGCGTAGAGAAATGTGTCTGGAGTTGGAAACCACTTCATGGAAACGATCCTGAGATCGTGCTTCGAGAATTCCCAAGTAACGGTGATCTTGGGAGGGATTGTTCACTCGTTCTTTCACATGTTCGTACCGAGGAACAAGGATTGTGGAATTGTCAGGTATCCATACCGTCACTTAATACGATGCTGTCTTCTCCATTCGTCAAACTGTTAACATTCGAACAGG acGAAGTGAAATTTTCAGAGCTCTCACAGGACATTCAAATATCATCCGGTGGTACCATACTTCTACGATGTGTAACATCATTGCCAGTAGAACAATGTCGATGGTCCTTGACACCAGTGAATTCTAATACAACCGTAGTGGTGAAACAATTCCCAGCAGCCGGAAGCGAGTCAAGGGATTGCAGCGTCAGGTTGAGTCATGCCCTGGCCGAGCAAGAAGGTCTTTGGACCTGCGGTGCCAGAATACATGGCCGTGAGAATTATACTGATGCACCACCAGCGAAATTAAGCCTTCTCGAGCCAG AACCTGTGATAGTCACCCTTTGGGCAGCTCCCCATCAAATGGTCAAATTGGCTTGTAAACTAGAACGAGTTCCTGTAGGAGCTCAATGTCATTGGATACATGCACCAAATGTCTATATACATCAAAACATTACCAATTCAGCAAAAAAAGACAG gCACAATCTTGAAATGAATTATTCTACTGGGATATGCACAATAGAATTCAAACCTAATTATTCAGACTTAGGACAGTGGACTTGTAAATTTACAAGAGATAACCAAAATATAGACATAGAATTGGGAAATGCAACACTCATCTTACTTAATACACTTTCTG ATGAAAAACTTGGATGGATTGTTGGTGCTTTAACagctattattttatttttaataattattgtagtagttgtagtagttTGTAAAACTCGACTTTTTGTACGTCGATCACcagaaatattagaaacaaTGCCTGCTtcaagaaaacaacaaaatttGCAATGCACCAATGACAGAAGAATAGAACATGGTAATTGCAGTAATAttactaatagtaataatattttaccaaACAGAAGTCCACATTTGTACGAAAgagtagaaaaatataatgttgtAACACCAAAATTATATGAGAACTTTGGATTGTAA
- the LOC124949210 gene encoding uncharacterized protein LOC124949210 isoform X1 — translation MTPTAFSKMIVFFCLLLLCKGQPVVEVPGENATVMTDVEQITLENNETRDQSTNDTLRGSPTTVHFLHVPKHTETQLGSSVLLPCRTTNPVAECQWSWQPLPPVHLPLPDISESPNDSMSTTTSPTSTTSTPTAHSLPVRQFPAFGNSSNDCSVRFSSMKHEQTGYWTCAARNSTNDPFTATVPAKLTIVNDQGSLITFVKHEEAIEVVAGSFAQIMCRTKLPVRECQWSWRRLNQSEPWNLEVKKFPAFGNDSTDCSIKFKNVLAEQEGYWSCGARIDPNSSFVRSNPVRFLISEVEFVQLSRGVQVAAGESVLLRCLVNKPVIRCEWSWRATNSSKEPLLVKTFAPNKDADHDCSVRFKNILYEEEGLWTCGIRLSPDGILHEAPSATVSLLPSAKVNLVEIPTDITVPLGTEVTLKCITSSRVEKCVWSWKPLHGNDPEIVLREFPSNGDLGRDCSLVLSHVRTEEQGLWNCQVSIPSLNTMLSSPFVKLLTFEQDEVKFSELSQDIQISSGGTILLRCVTSLPVEQCRWSLTPVNSNTTVVVKQFPAAGSESRDCSVRLSHALAEQEGLWTCGARIHGRENYTDAPPAKLSLLEPEPVIVTLWAAPHQMVKLACKLERVPVGAQCHWIHAPNVYIHQNITNSAKKDRHNLEMNYSTGICTIEFKPNYSDLGQWTCKFTRDNQNIDIELGNATLILLNTLSDEKLGWIVGALTAIILFLIIIVVVVVVCKTRLFVRRSPEILETMPASRKQQNLQCTNDRRIEHGNCSNITNSNNILPNRSPHLYERVEKYNVVTPKLYENFGL, via the exons ATGACGCCGACCGCGTTCTCCAAAATGATCGTCTTCTTCTGTCTCCTACTCCTTTGCAAAG gTCAACCCGTTGTTGAAGTACCTGGAGAAAATGCAACGGTTATGACAGATGTTGAACAAATTACGTTAGAAAATAACGAGACAAGAGATCAATCGACGAACGATACCCTCCGAGGATCACCAACAACCGTGCACTTCCTTCATGTGCCTAAACACACGGAAACGCAGCTTGGCTCGTCCGTTCTTTTGCCATGCAGAACGACGAATCCCGTTGCTGAATGTCAATGGTCCTGGCAGCCATTACCGCCAGTTCATCTGCCGCTTCCAGACATCAGTGAGAGTCCAAATGACTCCATGT CAACTACAACGTCACCAACATCGACAACGTCAACCCCAACGGCACATTCATTGCCAGTGAGACAATTTCCAGCTTTTGGAAACAGCAGTAACGATTGTTCCGTTCGATTTTCGAGTATGAAGCATGAACAGACTGGATACTGGACTTGTGCCGCAAGGAATTCAACGAACGATCCTTTCACCGCCACGGTACCCGCCAAGTTAACCATCGTTAACGATCAAG GATCTCTCATTACCTTCGTTAAGCACGAAGAAGCGATAGAGGTTGTAGCAGGCTCCTTCGCACAAATAATGTGCAGAACAAAATTACCTGTACGCGAGTGCCAATGGTCTTGGCGAAGATTGAACCAGTCCGAACCTTGGAATTTAGAAGTAAAGAAATTTCCAGCTTTTGGAAACGACAGCACCGATTGCAGCATCAAATTCAAAAATGTTCTAGCGGAACAGGAAGGCTATTGGAGTTGTGGTGCACGTATAGATCCAAATTCGTCATTTGTACGATCGAATCCAgttcgatttttaatatctgaAG TTGAATTCGTACAGTTGTCTCGCGGCGTACAAGTAGCTGCCGGTGAATCCGTACTTTTAAGGTGCTTGGTCAATAAACCCGTAATACGCTGCGAGTGGTCCTGGAGAGCAACGAACTCAAGTAAGGAACCTTTACTCGTAAAGACGTTCGCTCCAAATAAAGATGCCGATCACGACTGCTCCGTACGATTTAAAAACATCCTTTACGAGGAAGAAGGTCTGTGGACTTGTGGAATTCGATTGTCACCTGACGGTATACTTCATGAAGCACCATCAGCAACTGTGAGTCTTTTACCATCGG CTAAAGTAAACTTAGTGGAAATACCAACAGATATCACGGTACCTTTAGGTACCGAAGTTACCTTAAAATGTATCACTAGTAGCCGCGTAGAGAAATGTGTCTGGAGTTGGAAACCACTTCATGGAAACGATCCTGAGATCGTGCTTCGAGAATTCCCAAGTAACGGTGATCTTGGGAGGGATTGTTCACTCGTTCTTTCACATGTTCGTACCGAGGAACAAGGATTGTGGAATTGTCAGGTATCCATACCGTCACTTAATACGATGCTGTCTTCTCCATTCGTCAAACTGTTAACATTCGAACAGG acGAAGTGAAATTTTCAGAGCTCTCACAGGACATTCAAATATCATCCGGTGGTACCATACTTCTACGATGTGTAACATCATTGCCAGTAGAACAATGTCGATGGTCCTTGACACCAGTGAATTCTAATACAACCGTAGTGGTGAAACAATTCCCAGCAGCCGGAAGCGAGTCAAGGGATTGCAGCGTCAGGTTGAGTCATGCCCTGGCCGAGCAAGAAGGTCTTTGGACCTGCGGTGCCAGAATACATGGCCGTGAGAATTATACTGATGCACCACCAGCGAAATTAAGCCTTCTCGAGCCAG AACCTGTGATAGTCACCCTTTGGGCAGCTCCCCATCAAATGGTCAAATTGGCTTGTAAACTAGAACGAGTTCCTGTAGGAGCTCAATGTCATTGGATACATGCACCAAATGTCTATATACATCAAAACATTACCAATTCAGCAAAAAAAGACAG gCACAATCTTGAAATGAATTATTCTACTGGGATATGCACAATAGAATTCAAACCTAATTATTCAGACTTAGGACAGTGGACTTGTAAATTTACAAGAGATAACCAAAATATAGACATAGAATTGGGAAATGCAACACTCATCTTACTTAATACACTTTCTG ATGAAAAACTTGGATGGATTGTTGGTGCTTTAACagctattattttatttttaataattattgtagtagttgtagtagttTGTAAAACTCGACTTTTTGTACGTCGATCACcagaaatattagaaacaaTGCCTGCTtcaagaaaacaacaaaatttGCAATGCACCAATGACAGAAGAATAGAACATGGTAATTGCAGTAATAttactaatagtaataatattttaccaaACAGAAGTCCACATTTGTACGAAAgagtagaaaaatataatgttgtAACACCAAAATTATATGAGAACTTTGGATTGTAA
- the LOC124949213 gene encoding ankyrin repeat domain-containing protein 16-like, translated as MSKGNEIPNLSRDYLHACQNGDLLKVKNLTLKYDVQDWTIFRHSVSGDTPMHVAAREGHLNVVEYLCDAFERPDFKVNVVNKDMKRPLHEAAQFARTHVLRYLIEKGATIDCLKRADWTPLMLACTKIGSEACKCIRILLEAKADPLRRNKDGWIPAFIICRSGDVNALRLFLDFSPESIGLRSNNGRSSLHIAAFNGHEELIDLLLTVDPGLVNARDSSGATPLHEAIKGGNLNVVKRMIQLGADYRATDKVGQTILHVASLMGNVEMMEYILMNNLINIHEKAFFDVTPLIAARRTKQINAIDVLIKYGAEK; from the exons ATGTCAAAGGGAAATGAAATACCTAACCTATCGCGTGATTATTTACATGCCTGTCAAAACGGAGATttgttaaaagttaaaaatctTACTTTAAAGTACGATGTACAGGATTGGACGATTTTTCGGCATTCGGTTTCCGGTGACACTCCTATGCACGTTGCAGCGCGCGAAGGTCATCTGAACGTTGTCGAGTATTTGTGCGATGCTTTCGAAAGGCCCGACTTTAAAGTCAACGTCGTTAACAAGGATATGAAAAGGCCGCTGCACGAAGCCGCGCAATTTGCGCGTACCCACGTTCTCCGATACTTGATAGAAAAAG GTGCAACCATCGACTGTTTGAAGCGTGCCGATTGGACGCCTCTGATGTTAGCGTGCACGAAGATTGGTAGCGAGGCGTGCAAGTGCATCAGGATATTACTCGAAGCAAAGGCGGATCCTTTGAGAAGGAACAAAGACGGTTGGATACCTGCGTTTATAATTTGTCGTTCTGGTGACGTTAATGCACTTCGATTATTTCTGGATTTCTCTCCTGAAAGTATTGGTCTTCGAAGTAACAACGGCCGTAGTTCTCTTCATATAGCCG CTTTCAACGGACACGAGGAGTTAATCGATCTGCTCTTAACTGTGGATCCGGGTCTTGTGAATGCACGTGATTCATCAGGTGCTACGCCTCTTCACGAAGCCATTAAGGGCGGGAATTTAAACGTGGTAAAGCGTATGATACAATTGGGTGCGGATTATCGCGCCACCGATAAGGTCGGCCAAACCATCCTACATGTTGCTTCCTTGATGGGAAACGTGGAAATgatggaatatattttaatgaataatttaattaatatacacgAGAAGGCATTTTTTGATGTCACACCATTAATAGCAGCTCGTCGAACCAAACAAATCAATGCGATCgacgttttaataaaatatggaGCAGAGAAATAG